The nucleotide sequence TGTAATAAGGATTAACACCATATGGTAATAATGCATCTTTTTCATCGTCTCGTAAGACCAATCCGTATTTACAGTTATCATAAAACTGTTGCATGGTCATACGCACTGCCATTCTTTCTGTAAGAACTTTATTTCTGAAAAAGCCTGTATCACTTTTGCCATTGTATTGTTGCCACCAAGATTCCGTCTGTCTGTCATAAAGAATAATGTTACTCATTCTTATCATTCCCGATGGACTAAACTCTAACTCTCTTTGAACACCTTTATGCTCAAATCTTCTTTCAAAGACTTTTACAGCATCCGACAAAGGACAATATGTGATAGCAATAGGCATTCCACCAATTCTATCATTAATCACCTGATGGAACATCAATATTTCCATTGGATATGCCTTGTGTTCACGTCCTTTACTAACAACCACAACATTTTCATTAGGGTTGTATTTTTCCTGTGCTCTTTCTTCGTTATAAAAACGAGGATAATCTATGGCCTTAAAAGCATCTTTGGGGACTAAAGACTCATATTCCCAAAGTTTGAAGTTTGCTTTATTAATATCAGTACTCCACTCACTGTTTACGCCAACTCGATTTACTTGAGCACTCACACTCAGGTAACTTATCATCACACATATAAGGAGACCGAATTTTCTCATTGTTCTAAAACAATTAGGTTTTTTACTTCTAAAATCTAAAAATACAAAGGTAAAAATTTACGGACATCTTCTCGTTAATTAACATCAATTTTAAAAAGATAATGTCAAATAGAAAATGTCCGTAATCCTATATTTTTGGAAGTGTTATCTACTTTTGTTTCACTCTAGTCGGTGTACTTCTTCCCTTAATAACAGGCTCAATACCAATAGCGATCCCTTGGATCACATCTACGATATTTTGGTAGTTTAATGTTTTAATTTCATCGTTTACCGTATGATAATAGGTATCAAAGTCTATATCTGTTGAAGAAACGGTTTGAGCAGGAACTCCTTTTGCTGCAAACGGAGCATTATCCGAACGCATAAATAAATGAAGCTCATCGTATGGATCTGGGAAGAACTTAAAGTTCATTTTATTCTTCAGTACCGTTTGAGCCATGATTTTACCTAAATTGGTTTTATCATAGCCTGTGATATATGCTTTACGTTTACCGTTAGCTGATGTTTTACCAATCATTTCAATATTTACCATTGCTACAATACTCTTAAGCTCTTCTTCAGACATATGGTCAGCCATGTAAGATGATCCTACCAAGCCCATTTCTTCTGCTGTGAATGTTGTAAACAATATGGTTCTAGGGTATTTCATCTTTCTTCTAGCATAATGTTCAGCCAACTGAATCACTGCAGATACACCAGAGGCGTTATCGTCGGCTCCATTGGCAATAGAATCCCCTTGAATAGGTTTTAAAATACCGATATGATCATGATGTGCAGAAATCATGACTACTTCATTAGGTTTAGCTCCTCCTTCAATTTTAGCCATTACATTACGCATCTTCACTTCTTCAACGTTTTGTGAGTAATGCAAAAGCATTTTCTTGAATTTCTCTTTAACCTTTTCGTTTTCTTTCACCCAGATAATAGTATGGTCAGCTTCCAGTTTATCTGTGTATCTTCCTGTTGTGTTTTTATCTTTTGAGTTTCTCATGGCCTGAATGTGCTGATCGCCTTTTACCCAAACTAGAGTAAGCTCATTAGATTTAATCAACTCGTCTCTAAAAGTTAAGAATGACTGATCTTCAGGCAAGTCAACCACCTTAACGCCTTTGGCTTTCTTTAGGATGACTAACTTTTCATTCGTGTCTATAAAATAATCACTTTTTGAGATCAAGATTTTATTAAGAAACAGTTCTTCGACCTGAACTGACTTATAGTATTTTGTGATGGTTTGGAAATATGTTCCGTTTTCACCTGCAGGTTTCAATCCGACTTTTTCGAACTGATCTTTGATGTATTCCGTAGTAATATATTCCCCTTCAGTACCAGCATATCTTCCTTTGAGATGGTCACTAGCTAACGTATCAATGATTTCTTGGGTTCTTGCAACTGAAATTTGGGCGTTAGCTGATTTTTGTATGACTAAGAAAAATGCAAAAACAAGGCTAAAAGTTTGTACTATTCTCATGAACTTTGAAGATATGTTAAGTTTTTCCCTAATGAATTTAATTGTTAGAAACTTTTTACTTTAGGAAGTGTATTTAATAATGTGACAGGCACATCGTATAAAACACGATTCAAAGTATAAAAGTAAAGGAAATTTACTTAATATTAAGCATCAACGATCATGAAAGAATATACAACGGAAGTAGACGTACTGTTCTCGAAATTGAAACTTGCTACAGATAAAAATAAAATATCAGATATTGAAAACTCAATCTTAGAGATTTGGCAGAAAACCGATGATCCATTTATTAACGATGTTATCGCATTAGGTTTAGAACAAATTTCTAAAGAAAGATATAAAGACGCCATTGCTACTTTTTCTCATGCATTAATCTTTTCGAAGAATCATGCAGAAATCTATAATAAACGAGCAATCTGTTATTATATGAGAGGGGAATTTAAGAAAGCAATTGATGATCTTAAGAAAGTATTATCTCTGGAGCCTAGACACTTCGGTGCCCTATCTGGGTTATGTACGATTTATAGAGAATTAAAATTGGACCTACATACATTAATGACTATCGAGAAGTTATTGCGTATTGTTCCTAATAAGGAAGGCTTAAGCTTACAGGCGAAGAATATCAGAAAAAATTTGCGAAAGAATTAGATCACTACTTCTCGCTTACTTGGATCTGGAGCACCTGGAGGTAAGATAAATATACCTGGAGGTAAATCTAGATCTGGCTCATTAGGTGAAACTGGCCATCCGCCATTATTATCATCATCGTCATTGCTATTAAATGAGGAATCGTCAAAATCTTTTCTTTCAAGATAAGTATGATAAAAAGACCAAATAGCAAGACCGATAGCGAAGTACATGAGTAGCAACATAATATGTAAATATTCCATGATTTCTTTAGGTTGTAAGTTTACATCAGTAGGTATCGTAATTTATAATTTGAATATATTAATAAATGTAAATAAATACAAAAAGGCAGTGTAAAAAACTGCCTTTTTGTATTTAATAATTTGTCTTATTTATTGAGGTAGAATCTCTTTTCATCGATATACTCCTTCAACTTATCGAGTTCTTCCTTAGAAGTAATTTCTTCTACATTCTCCGCAACCAAACTGGCTCCAACTCTTTTATCAATGACTTGTAAAACCTTAAATTTACGCCAAATAGGAGCTTTTTTCACCTCAACGATATCACCAACACTTATTTTCTGAGAAGGTTTGGGAATACTTCCATTTAATATCACTTCTTCCTTTTTACAAGCATCTGTAGCTATTGTTCTAGTTTTAAAAATTCGAACACACCACAAGTATTTATCAACTCTCATGTTTTTTACTCATTAGGGTATTTCACTTCTAGCAAAGTACCTTTATTATAAATTTCTTCTTTCTCCAGAAGTCCATTTTCGTCGAAATATTTCCAAGTATCGAGTTTCTTTTCTTTGTATTTTTTC is from Flammeovirga agarivorans and encodes:
- a CDS encoding tetratricopeptide repeat protein, translating into MKEYTTEVDVLFSKLKLATDKNKISDIENSILEIWQKTDDPFINDVIALGLEQISKERYKDAIATFSHALIFSKNHAEIYNKRAICYYMRGEFKKAIDDLKKVLSLEPRHFGALSGLCTIYRELKLDLHTLMTIEKLLRIVPNKEGLSLQAKNIRKNLRKN
- a CDS encoding DUF3179 domain-containing (seleno)protein, which produces MRKFGLLICVMISYLSVSAQVNRVGVNSEWSTDINKANFKLWEYESLVPKDAFKAIDYPRFYNEERAQEKYNPNENVVVVSKGREHKAYPMEILMFHQVINDRIGGMPIAITYCPLSDAVKVFERRFEHKGVQRELEFSPSGMIRMSNIILYDRQTESWWQQYNGKSDTGFFRNKVLTERMAVRMTMQQFYDNCKYGLVLRDDEKDALLPYGVNPYYKYDNVLVEKPLYLNHMPSERLMPMERILTVNLRGKHMVYPMEEVKKHKVINDTPLDMYVAIFYMEGSTSMLGDRDIKSAKDIGSAVAYSAFYDGQWLTFSKEGDLFVDDRTSSKWNFMGKCVEGSYEGGQLETILSTESFAFPELEFYTNSLIYSINW
- a CDS encoding RNA-binding S4 domain-containing protein produces the protein MRVDKYLWCVRIFKTRTIATDACKKEEVILNGSIPKPSQKISVGDIVEVKKAPIWRKFKVLQVIDKRVGASLVAENVEEITSKEELDKLKEYIDEKRFYLNK
- a CDS encoding M28 family metallopeptidase yields the protein MRIVQTFSLVFAFFLVIQKSANAQISVARTQEIIDTLASDHLKGRYAGTEGEYITTEYIKDQFEKVGLKPAGENGTYFQTITKYYKSVQVEELFLNKILISKSDYFIDTNEKLVILKKAKGVKVVDLPEDQSFLTFRDELIKSNELTLVWVKGDQHIQAMRNSKDKNTTGRYTDKLEADHTIIWVKENEKVKEKFKKMLLHYSQNVEEVKMRNVMAKIEGGAKPNEVVMISAHHDHIGILKPIQGDSIANGADDNASGVSAVIQLAEHYARRKMKYPRTILFTTFTAEEMGLVGSSYMADHMSEEELKSIVAMVNIEMIGKTSANGKRKAYITGYDKTNLGKIMAQTVLKNKMNFKFFPDPYDELHLFMRSDNAPFAAKGVPAQTVSSTDIDFDTYYHTVNDEIKTLNYQNIVDVIQGIAIGIEPVIKGRSTPTRVKQK